One window of the Lemur catta isolate mLemCat1 chromosome 6, mLemCat1.pri, whole genome shotgun sequence genome contains the following:
- the KRT72 gene encoding keratin, type II cytoskeletal 72 isoform X1 — protein MSRQLGHYPGGERLGFSGCSAILSGRLSGSSASFRAGVKGSAFGSKSVFCLGGGRRLALSAAAGRGGGRLGGFVGTVFGSAGLGPACPSVCPPGGIPQVTVNKSLLAPLNVELDPEIQKVRAQEREQIKALNNKFASFIDKVRFLEQQNQVLETKWNLLQQLDLNNCRNNLEPIYEGYISNLRKQLETLSGDRVRLDSELRNMQDLVEDYKKRYDVEINRRTAAENEFVVLKKDVDAAYMNKVELQAKVDSLTDEIKFFKCLYEGEIAQIQSHISDTSVILSMDNNRDLDLDSIIAEVRAQYEDIALKSKAEAEALYQTKIQELQVTAGRHGDDLKLTKAEISELNRLIQRIRSEIESVKKQCTNLETAIADAEQQGDCALKDARAKLDELEAALQQAKEELARMLREYQELLSLKLALDIEIATYRKLLEGEECRMSGEYPNSVSISVISSTSAGAGGAGFSMGFGAAGGYSYKPAVADTKTKGSCGSEFKDPLAKTSGSSCATKKAPR, from the exons ATGAGCCGCCAGTTGGGCCACTACCCCGGCGGGGAGCGCCTGGGCTTCAGCGGCTGCTCCGCCATCCTCTCGGGCCGCCTCAGCGGCAGCTCCGCCTCCTTCAGGGCCGGGGTCAAGGGCTCGGCCTTCGGCAGCAAGAGCGTCTTCTGCCTGGGGGGCGGCCGGCGCCTGGCGCTCAGCGctgcggcggggcggggcggcggccgCTTGGGCGGCTTCGTGGGCACCGTCTTCGGCAGCGCTGGGCTGGGGCCGGCCTGTCCGTCGGTGTGCCCGCCCGGGGGCATCCCTCAGGTCACCGTCAACAAGAGCCTCCTGGCCCCCCTCAACGTGGAGCTGGACCCCGAGATCCAGAAGGTGCGCGCCCAGGAGCGGGAGCAGATCAAGGCTCTGAACAACAAATTCGCCTCCTTCATCGACAAG GTGCGGTTCCTGGAGCAGCAAAACCAGGTGCTGGAGACCAAGTGGAACCTCCTGCAGCAGCTGGACCTGAACAACTGCAGAAACAACCTGGAGCCCATTTACGAGGGCTACATTAGCAACCTGCGCAAGCAGCTGGAGACACTGTCTGGGGACAGGGTGAGGCTGGACTCTGAGCTGAGGAACATGCAGGATTTGGTGGAGGACTACAAGAAGAG GTATGACGTGGAGATTAACAGACGCACAGCTGCTGAGAATGAGTTCGTGGTGCTCAAGAAG GATGTGGATGCTGCCTACATGAACAAGGTTGAGCTCCAGGCCAAGGTGGACTCTTTGACAGACGAGATTAAATTCTTCAAGTGCCTCTATGAAGGG GAGATCGCTCAGATCCAGTCCCACATCAGCGACACATCTGTCATCCTGTCCATGGACAACAACCGGGACCTGGACCTGGACAGCATCATTGCCGAGGTCCGCGCCCAGTATGAGGACATCGCCCTGAAGAGCAAGGCCGAGGCCGAGGCACTGTACCAGACCAAG ATCCAGGAGCTGCAGGTCACAGCAGGCCGGCATGGGGATGACCTTAAGCTCACCAAGGCTGAGATCTCTGAGCTCAACCGGCTGATCCAAAGAATCCGCTCAGAGATAGAGAGTGTGAAGAAGCAG TGCACCAACCTGGAGACAGCCATCGCCGATGCCGAGCAGCAGGGGGACTGCGCCCTCAAGGACGCCCGGGCCAAGCTGGACGAGCTGGAGGCCGCCCTGCAGCAGGCCAAGGAGGAGCTGGCGCGGATGCTGCGCGAGTACCAGGAGCTCCTGAGCCTGAAGCTGGCCCTGGACATCGAGATCGCCACCTACCGCAAGCTGCTGGAGGGCGAGGAGTGCAG GATGTCTGGTGAATATCCAAATTCCGTGAGCATCT CCGTCATCAGCAGCACCAGCGCTGGGGCAGGAGGCGCCGGCTTCAGCATGGGCTTTGGGGCCGCAGGCGGCTACAGCTACAAACCTGCTGTAGCGGACACCAAGACCAAAGGTAGCTGTGGCAGCGAGTTCAAGGATCCCCTGGCCAAAACCTCGGGCAGCAGCTGTGCCACCAAAAAGGCCCCCAGATGA
- the KRT74 gene encoding keratin, type II cytoskeletal 74: MSRQLNIKSGGDKGNFSVRSAVLPRKAVGSLASYRAAGKGAGAGFSSRSLYNFGGNRHISLNVAGGGGRAGGYSFGHGSGYGGGRASGFAGSMFGSVALGLACPSVCLPGGIHQVTVNKSLLAPLNVELDPEIQKVRTQEREQIKALNNKFASFIDKVRFLEQQNQVLETKWELLQQLDLSNCKNNLEPILEGYISNLRKQLETLSTDRVRLDSELRSMRDQVEDYKKRYEVEINRRTAAENEFVVLKKDADAAYAAKVELQAKVDSLDKDIQFLKCLHDAEIAQIQTHVSETSVILSMDNNRDLDLDSIIDEVRVHYEDITLKSKAEAEALYQTKMQELQLAASRHGDDLKHTKNEMSELNRLIQRLRCEIGNVKKQCTNLETAIADAEQRGDNALKDARAKLDELEAALQQAKEELARMLREYQELLSLKLALDMEIATYRKLLEGEECRMSGENPSSVSISVISSSSYGYHPSSAGAELGASGVAGSSSSTRSVQIKTKGAQGGDLKDSQGRNAPARKATR, encoded by the exons ATGAGTCGGCAACTGAACATCAAGTCTGGAGGCGACAAGGGCAACTTCAGCGTGCGTTCAGCAGTGCTGCCGCGGAAGGCTGTGGGCAGCCTGGCCTCCTACCGCGCAGCTGGCAAAGGGGCCGGGGCTGGCTTCAGCAGTCGGAGCCTCTACAACTTTGGAGGGAATCGACATATTTCTCTTAATGTGGCTGGCGGCGGCGGTCGGGCTGGAGGTTACAGCTTCGGGCATGGCTCTGGGTATGGAGGCGGCAGGGCCAGCGGCTTTGCTGGCAGCATGTTTGGCAGTGTGGCCCTGGGGCTAGCGTGTCCATCCGTGTGCCTGCCTGGAGGCATCCACCAGGTCACTGTCAACAAGAGCCTTCTGGCCCCCCTCAACGTGGAGCTGGACCCCGAGATCCAGAAAGTGCGCACCCAGGAGCGGGAGCAGATCAAGGCTCTGAACAACAAGTTCGCCTCCTTCATCGACAAG GTGCGGTTCCTGGAGCAGCAGAACCAGGTGCTGGAGACCAAGTGGGAGCTGCTGCAGCAGCTGGACCTGAGCAACTGCAAGAACAACCTGGAGCCCATCCTCGAGGGCTACATCAGCAACCTGCGCAAGCAGCTGGAGACGCTGTCCACGGACAGGGTGAGGCTGGACTCGGAGCTGAGGAGCATGAGGGACCAGGTAGAGGACTATAAGAAGAG ATACGAGGTGGAGATTAACCGGCGCACAGCAGCCGAGAATGAGTTTGTGGTGCTCAAGAAG GATGCAGATGCAGCCTACGCCGCCAAGGTGGAGCTCCAGGCCAAAGTGGACTCTCTGGACAAAGACATCCAGTTCCTCAAGTGCCTGCACGATGCG GAGATCGCCCAGATCCAAACTCATGTCAGCGAGACCTCTGTCATCCTGTCCATGGACAACAACCGGGACCTGGACCTGGACAGCATCATCGACGAGGTCCGTGTCCACTACGAGGACATCACCCTGAAGAGCAAGGCCGAGGCTGAGGCGCTGTACCAGACCAAG ATGCAGGAGCTGCAGCTGGCGGCCAGCCGGCACGGCGACGACCTCAAGCACACCAAGAACGAGATGTCAGAGCTGAACCGGCTCATCCAGAGGCTGCGGTGTGAGATTGGCAATGTGAAGAAGCAG TGCACCAACCTGGAGACGGCCATCGCCGATGCCGAGCAGCGGGGAGACAACGCCCTCAAGGACGCCAGGGCCAAGCTGGACGAGCTGGAGGCCGCCCTGCAGCAGGCCAAGGAGGAGCTGGCACGGATGCTGCGCGAGTACCAGGAGCTCCTGAGCCTGAAGCTGGCCCTGGACATGGAGATCGCCACCTACCGCAAGCTGCTGGAGGGCGAGGAGtgcag GATGTCTGGGGAGAATCCATCCTCTGTGAGCATCT CCgtcatcagcagcagcagctacgGCTACCACCCCAGCTCTGCGGGTGCCGAGCTCGGGGCCAGCGGGGTGGCAGGCAGCTCTAGCAGCACCCGAAGTGTGCAGATCAAGACCAAAGGGGCGCAAGGGGGAGACCTCAAGGACTCCCAGGGCAGGAACGCCCCGGCCAGGAAAGCCACCCGGTAG
- the KRT72 gene encoding keratin, type II cytoskeletal 72 isoform X2, with the protein MSRQLGHYPGGERLGFSGCSAILSGRLSGSSASFRAGVKGSAFGSKSVFCLGGGRRLALSAAAGRGGGRLGGFVGTVFGSAGLGPACPSVCPPGGIPQVTVNKSLLAPLNVELDPEIQKVRAQEREQIKALNNKFASFIDKVRFLEQQNQVLETKWNLLQQLDLNNCRNNLEPIYEGYISNLRKQLETLSGDRVRLDSELRNMQDLVEDYKKRYDVEINRRTAAENEFVVLKKDVDAAYMNKVELQAKVDSLTDEIKFFKCLYEGEIAQIQSHISDTSVILSMDNNRDLDLDSIIAEVRAQYEDIALKSKAEAEALYQTKCTNLETAIADAEQQGDCALKDARAKLDELEAALQQAKEELARMLREYQELLSLKLALDIEIATYRKLLEGEECRMSGEYPNSVSISVISSTSAGAGGAGFSMGFGAAGGYSYKPAVADTKTKGSCGSEFKDPLAKTSGSSCATKKAPR; encoded by the exons ATGAGCCGCCAGTTGGGCCACTACCCCGGCGGGGAGCGCCTGGGCTTCAGCGGCTGCTCCGCCATCCTCTCGGGCCGCCTCAGCGGCAGCTCCGCCTCCTTCAGGGCCGGGGTCAAGGGCTCGGCCTTCGGCAGCAAGAGCGTCTTCTGCCTGGGGGGCGGCCGGCGCCTGGCGCTCAGCGctgcggcggggcggggcggcggccgCTTGGGCGGCTTCGTGGGCACCGTCTTCGGCAGCGCTGGGCTGGGGCCGGCCTGTCCGTCGGTGTGCCCGCCCGGGGGCATCCCTCAGGTCACCGTCAACAAGAGCCTCCTGGCCCCCCTCAACGTGGAGCTGGACCCCGAGATCCAGAAGGTGCGCGCCCAGGAGCGGGAGCAGATCAAGGCTCTGAACAACAAATTCGCCTCCTTCATCGACAAG GTGCGGTTCCTGGAGCAGCAAAACCAGGTGCTGGAGACCAAGTGGAACCTCCTGCAGCAGCTGGACCTGAACAACTGCAGAAACAACCTGGAGCCCATTTACGAGGGCTACATTAGCAACCTGCGCAAGCAGCTGGAGACACTGTCTGGGGACAGGGTGAGGCTGGACTCTGAGCTGAGGAACATGCAGGATTTGGTGGAGGACTACAAGAAGAG GTATGACGTGGAGATTAACAGACGCACAGCTGCTGAGAATGAGTTCGTGGTGCTCAAGAAG GATGTGGATGCTGCCTACATGAACAAGGTTGAGCTCCAGGCCAAGGTGGACTCTTTGACAGACGAGATTAAATTCTTCAAGTGCCTCTATGAAGGG GAGATCGCTCAGATCCAGTCCCACATCAGCGACACATCTGTCATCCTGTCCATGGACAACAACCGGGACCTGGACCTGGACAGCATCATTGCCGAGGTCCGCGCCCAGTATGAGGACATCGCCCTGAAGAGCAAGGCCGAGGCCGAGGCACTGTACCAGACCAAG TGCACCAACCTGGAGACAGCCATCGCCGATGCCGAGCAGCAGGGGGACTGCGCCCTCAAGGACGCCCGGGCCAAGCTGGACGAGCTGGAGGCCGCCCTGCAGCAGGCCAAGGAGGAGCTGGCGCGGATGCTGCGCGAGTACCAGGAGCTCCTGAGCCTGAAGCTGGCCCTGGACATCGAGATCGCCACCTACCGCAAGCTGCTGGAGGGCGAGGAGTGCAG GATGTCTGGTGAATATCCAAATTCCGTGAGCATCT CCGTCATCAGCAGCACCAGCGCTGGGGCAGGAGGCGCCGGCTTCAGCATGGGCTTTGGGGCCGCAGGCGGCTACAGCTACAAACCTGCTGTAGCGGACACCAAGACCAAAGGTAGCTGTGGCAGCGAGTTCAAGGATCCCCTGGCCAAAACCTCGGGCAGCAGCTGTGCCACCAAAAAGGCCCCCAGATGA